The region GGGTTCTCCCGCACCGGCGGAATAAAGTGGAGCCATGTCGGACCTTGAGGATGAGGTCGGGGAGTCTCAGACAGAGCGCACGATCCGTAAAATCATCCATATCGATATGGATGCATTCTACGCCTCGGTCGAGCAAAGAGACTCTCCTGAATTAAGAGGCAAGCCGGTTGCCGTTGGGGGAGCGGCGGCGCGGGGCGTGGTAGCCGCCGCCAGCTATGAGGCCCGGGCCTACGGGGTCCGTTCAGCCATGCCCTCGGTCACGGCCAAACGGCGCTGCCCGGCTCTGATCTTTGTCAGGCCGCGCTTTGATGTCTATCGCGCCGTCTCCACCCAAATCCGGGACATCTTCGCCGAGCACACCGATCTGATCGAGCCGTTGTCCCTGGATGAAGCGTATCTGGATGTTACTGAGAACAAAAGGGGAATTCCTCATGCGACCACCCTCGCGCAGCTCATCCGCCAGCGTATCCGGGAGGTCACGGGGTTGAATGCCTCAGCCGGCATCAGTTACTGCAAGTTCCTCGCCAAGATGGCAAGCGATCTGAACAAGCCCAACGGGCAAGCGGTCATCCCCCCGGCCCGGGGCCCTCAGTTTGTCGCCCAGTTGCCGGTGAAGAAGTTTCATGGGATCGGCCCGGCAACGGCCGCGAAGATGGAACACCTCGGCATTCTGACCGGTGCGGACTTGCGGGCCCACTCCATCGAGTTCCTACGCGCGCACTTTGGCAAATCGGGAGGATGGTACTATCAAATCTCGCGCGGCATCGACGACCGCCCGGTTGAACCCCACCGGGAGCGCAAATCCATCGGGGCCGAGGATACCTTTCCCGAGGACATTTTCT is a window of Pararhodospirillum photometricum DSM 122 DNA encoding:
- the dinB gene encoding DNA polymerase IV translates to MSDLEDEVGESQTERTIRKIIHIDMDAFYASVEQRDSPELRGKPVAVGGAAARGVVAAASYEARAYGVRSAMPSVTAKRRCPALIFVRPRFDVYRAVSTQIRDIFAEHTDLIEPLSLDEAYLDVTENKRGIPHATTLAQLIRQRIREVTGLNASAGISYCKFLAKMASDLNKPNGQAVIPPARGPQFVAQLPVKKFHGIGPATAAKMEHLGILTGADLRAHSIEFLRAHFGKSGGWYYQISRGIDDRPVEPHRERKSIGAEDTFPEDIFSLAPARREIGDLAAKVWHHGEAKGLTGRTVTLKVKYADFHQVTRSRTLDHPVREAAELAAIALELLAPLFPPPRACASWG